The Chanodichthys erythropterus isolate Z2021 chromosome 12, ASM2448905v1, whole genome shotgun sequence genome contains a region encoding:
- the si:ch211-114l13.9 gene encoding caspase b produces MATTKTILLDVLNDLLEKELKEFKWHLWNVDNPIPRGKLEKADYIDVVDLMVQHYGTSDAGKIAVRVLQSIKQNELAKQLKGKLQEEDVSAGGGASSSGTSVTRQIPGVTQNIKTSDGGTVKSHVLQGGVFNGPVTFN; encoded by the exons ATGGCTACAACCAAAACTATTCTTCTTGATGTACTTAATGATCTACTggaaaaagagctcaaagaatTCAAATGGCACCTGTGGAACGTTGACAACCCTATTCCTCGAGGAAAGCTGGAGAAAGCTGATTACATTGATGTTGTGGATCTCATGGTGCAGCACTACGGCACATCAGATGCTGGGAAGATTGCAGTCAGAGTGCTACAAAGCATTAAGCAAAATGAGCTTGCTAAACAACTGAAGGGAAAACTTCAAGAAG AGGACGTATCTGCTGGAGGTGGAGCTTCATCCAGTGGGACATCTGTAACTCGTCAGATACCTGGAGTTACACAGAATATTAAAACTTCAGATGGAGGAACTGTAAAGTCCCATGTTCTTCAAGGAGGTGTTTTCAACGGCCCAGTGACATTCAACTAA
- the nxnl1 gene encoding nucleoredoxin-like protein 1: MVDLFLGKVLVKNNKDKDELDTEREIILRLQNRILMLFFGSGECEKCQDFAPTLKGFFKKLTDEFYVERSAQLVLLYISLDSSEEQQEKFLKELPKRCLFLPYEDPYRKELGVMFEVQDLPRVVVLRPDCSVLTPDAVAEICTLGPDCYRNWQEGAELIDRNFMMNEEFDEGKMRSMTDPIRRIKYKVEDKKKKKNNKKDDDDDEDGNGGGGPWG; the protein is encoded by the exons AGCGCGAGATCATCCTGCGGCTCCAGAACCGCATCCTCATGCTGTTCTTCGGCTCGGGCGAGTGTGAGAAGTGTCAGGACTTCGCGCCAACGCTCAAAGGCTTCTTCAAGAAGCTGACGGACGAGTTCTACGTGGAGCGATCGGCCCAGCTGGTGCTGCTGTACATCTCGCTGGACTCGTCCGAGGAGCAGCAGGAGAAGTTCCTGAAGGAGCTGCCCAAACGCTGCCTGTTCCTGCCCTACGAAGACCCCTACAGGAA GGAGCTGGGGGTGATGTTCGAGGTGCAGGATCTGCCCAGGGTGGTGGTGCTGCGTCCGGACTGTTCCGTCTTAACGCCCGATGCCGTGGCGGAAATCTGCACGCTGGGGCCGGACTGTTACCGCAACTGGCAGGAAGGGGCGGAGCTGATCGACAGGAACTTCATGATGAACGAGGAGTTCGATGAGGGAAAAATGCGCAGTATGACCGACCCCATCCGACGAATCAAATACAAGGTGGAGgacaagaagaaaaagaagaacaacaaaaaagatgatgatgatgatgaagatggaAATGGTGGAGGAGGACCTTGGGGCTGA